Proteins encoded within one genomic window of Epinephelus lanceolatus isolate andai-2023 chromosome 9, ASM4190304v1, whole genome shotgun sequence:
- the LOC144464234 gene encoding nuclear factor 7, brain-like, which translates to MADNTALLQSFLSCHVCSETFRDPVSLSCSHSFCLSCLQKFWEQAESKNCPLCKRKSSKTDPLVNFTLKDLADSFAGRQKAGSSETEKGEKKEEVVCSKHQEEPRLFCMDEDRAVCPVCEFSLHHGHKVVPIEEAVSELKDQLKCDLKSLQDKRDKYKQVEETYNEVIEHSKKQLLSTERQIRAEFNKLHQFLKEEEECRLAALREEEEQKGKTISREMEMIEEQISSLSHSICAVEEELQKHKVPFLSSYKATQSRARVQCSLSDPQLVSGALIDVAKHLGNLSFRVWEKMKDKVHFSPVILDLNTAHPRLYLSDDLTSVRQGDTKQQLPDNPERFTQYSDVLGSEGFSSGKHSWEVEVGDHPHWILGLAKESVDRKGEIDASPEYGNWCLCYEDGKYTDVVGETVTVKKSLQRIRVQLDYDGGEVSFYDPEDMTHICTHRDTFTERLFPYISIGAAGDAKTADIKMCQSEISL; encoded by the coding sequence ATGGCTGACAATACTGCTCTCCTCCAAAGTTTCCTGAGCTGCCACGTGTGTTCAGAGACTTTCAGAGATCCTGTGTCTCTGAGCTGCAGCCACAGCTTCTGTTTAAGCTGCCTGCAAAAATTCTGGGAACAAGCTGAAAGCAAAAACTGTCCCCTTTGTAAAAGAAAATCCTCAAAGACTGATCCATTAGTGAACTTTACACTGAAGGACCTGGCTGACTCCTTTGCTGGGAGACAGAAAGCTGGCTCAtctgagacagaaaaaggagagaagaaggaggaggtggtgtGTAGTAAACATCAAGAAGAGCCTAGATTGTTCTGTATGGATGAAGATAGAGCTGTGTGTCCTGTCTGTGAGTTTTCTCTCCACCACGGTCACAAGGTGGTTCCTATAGAAGAAGCAGTCAgtgagctgaaggaccagctgaAATGTGACTTAAAGTCTCTGCAGGACAAGAGGGACAAATACAAACAAGTGGAGGAAACATACAATGAAGTGATTGAACACTCCAAGAAGCAGCTGttgtccacagagaggcagatcaGAGCAGAGTTCAACAAGCTCCATCAGTTcctgaaagaggaagaggagtgcAGACTGGCAGCtctgagggaggaagaggagcagaaggggaAGACTATCagcagagagatggagatgatTGAGGAGCAGAtctcctctctgtcacacagtaTCTGTGCTGTTGAAGAAGagctgcagaaacacaaggTGCCATTCCTCAGCAGTTATAAAGCCACTCAGAGCAGAGCCAGAGTCCAGTGCTCACTGTCAGATCCACAGCTGGTCTCAGGAGCGCTGATAGATGTGGCCAAACACCTGGGCAACCTGTCCTTCAGAGTCTGGGAGAAGATGAAGGACAAGGTCCACTTCAGTCCTGTCATTCTGGACCTAAACACTGCACACCCCCGTCTCTATCTGTCTGATGATCTGACCAGTGTGAGACAGGGAGACACAAAGCAGCAGCTTCCTGACAATCCAGAACGATTCACTCAGTATTCAGATGTTCTGGGCTCTGAGGGCTTCAGCTCAGGGAAACACAgctgggaggtggaggtgggagacCATCCTCACTGGATTTTGGGTTTGGCCAAAGAGTCAGTTGACAGGAAAGGAGAGATAGATGCTTCACCAGAATATGGAAATTGGTGTTTATGTTATGAAGATGGAAAATACACTGATGTTGTTGGTGAGACTGTCACAGTGAAGAAGAGTCTCCAGAGGATCAGAGTCCAGCTGGACTATGACGGGGGGGAGGTGTCCTTCTACGACCCTGAAGACATGACTCACATCTGCACTCACAGAGACACTTTCACTGAGAGACTCTTCCCATATATCAGTATTGGAGCGGCTGGTGATGCTAAAACTGCTGATATCAAAATGTGTCAAAGTGAGATTTCTCTGTGA
- the LOC144464233 gene encoding zinc-binding protein A33-like, protein MAEKIALVESFLSCHVCSETFRDPVSLSCNHSFCSSCLQKFWEQAKNKNCPICKRKSSKEFPDVNFTLKELADSFAGRQKAGSSETEKGEKKVEVVCSKHQEEPRLFCMDEDRAVCPVCEFSLHHGHKVVPIEEAVSELKDQLKCDLKSLQDKRDKYKQVEETYNEVIEHSKKQLLSTERQIRAEFNKLQQFLKEEEECRLAAVREEEEQKGKTLSREMKMIEEQISSLSHSICAVEEELQKHKVPFLSSYKATQSRARVQCSLSDPQLVSGALIDVAKHLGNLSFRVWEKMKDKVHFSPVILDPNTAYPRLYLSDDLTSVRCEDTEQQLPDNPERFTQYSDVLGSEGFSSGKHSWEVEVGDHPRWILGLAKESVDRKGEISTSPKYGNWCLCYDDGKYTNVAGKTVTVKKSLQRIRVQLDYDRGKVSFYDPEDMTHICTHRDAFTEKLFPYFNIGKAGDAKTADIKMCQSEISL, encoded by the coding sequence ATGGCTGAAAAAATTGCTCTTGTTGAAAGTTTTCTGAGCTGCCATGTGTGTTCAGAGACTTTCAGAGATCCTGTGTCTCTGAGCTGCAACCACAGCTTCTGTTCAAGCTGCCTGCAAAAATTCTGGGAacaagctaaaaacaaaaactgtcccATTTGTAAAAGAAAATCCTCAAAGGAATTCCCAGATGTGAACTTTACACTGAAGGAACTGGCTGACTCCTTTGCTGGGAGACAGAAAGCTGGCTCAtctgagacagaaaaaggagagaagaaggtGGAGGTGGTGTGTAGTAAACATCAAGAAGAGCCTAGGTTGTTCTGTATGGATGAAGATAGAGCTGTGTGTCCTGTCTGTGAGTTTTCTCTCCACCACGGTCACAAGGTGGTTCCTATAGAAGAAGCAGTCAgtgagctgaaggaccagctgaAATGTGACTTAAAGTCTCTGCAGGACAAGAGGGACAAATACAAACAAGTGGAGGAAACATACAATGAAGTGATTGAACACTCCAAGAAGCAGCTGttgtccacagagaggcagatcaGAGCAGAGTTCAACAAGCTCCAGCAGTTcctgaaagaggaagaggagtgcagactggcagctgtgagggaggaagaggagcagaaggggaAGACTCTCAGCAGAGAGATGAAGATGATTGAGGAGCAGAtctcctctctgtcacacagtaTCTGTGCTGTTGAAGAAGagctgcagaaacacaaggTGCCATTCCTCAGCAGTTATAAAGCCACTCAGAGCAGAGCCAGAGTCCAGTGCTCACTGTCAGATCCACAGCTGGTCTCAGGAGCGCTGATAGATGTGGCCAAACACCTGGGCAACCTGTCCTTCAGAGTCTGGGAGAAGATGAAGGACAAGGTCCACTTCAGTCCTGTCATTCTGGACCCAAACACTGCATACCCCCGTCTCTATCTGTCTGATGATCTGACCAGTGTGAGATGTGaagacacagagcagcagcttcCTGACAATCCAGAGAGATTCACTCAGTATTCAGATGTTCTGGGCTCTGAGGGTTTCAGCTCAGGGAAACACAgctgggaggtggaggtgggagacCATCCTCGCTGGATTTTGGGTTTGGCCAAAGAGTCAGTTGACAGGAAGGGAGAGATATCTACTTCACCAAAATATGGAAATTGGTGTTTATGTTATGATGATGGTAAATACACTAATGTTGCTGGTAAGACTGTCACAGTGAAGAAGAGTCTCCAGAGGATCAGAGTCCAGCTGGACTATGACAGGGGGAAGGTGTCCTTCTACGACCCTGAAGACATGACTCACATCTGCACTCACAGAGACGCtttcactgagaaactcttcCCATATTTCAATATTGGAAAGGCTGGTGATGCTAAAACTGCTGATATCAAAATGTGTCAAAGTGAGATTTCTCTGTGA
- the LOC144464236 gene encoding nuclear factor 7, brain-like: MADNTALLQSFLSCHVCSETFRDPVSLSCNHSFCSSCLQKFWEQAESKNCPLCKRKSSKTDPLVNFTLKDLADSFAGRQKAGSSETEKGEKKEEVVCSKHQEEPRLFCMDEDRAVCPVCEFSLHQSHKVVPIEEAVSELKDQLKCDLKSLQDKRDKYKQVEETYNEVIEHSKKQLLSTERQIRAEFNKLHQFLKEEEECRLAAVREEEEQKGKTISREMEMIEEQISSLSHSICAVEEELQKHKVPFLSSYKATQSRARVQCSLSDPQLVSGALIDVAKHLGNLSFRVWEKMKDKVHFSPVILDPNTAHPRLYLSDDLTSVRQGDTKQQLPDNPERFTQYSDVLGSEGFSSGKHSWEVEVGDHPHWMLGLAKESVDRKGEIDASPEYGNWCLCYEDGKYTDVVGETVTVKKSLQRIRVQLDYDRGEVSFYDPEDMTHICTHRDTFAEKLFPCFFIGKAGDAKTADIKMCQSEISL, encoded by the coding sequence ATGGCTGACAATACTGCTCTCCTCCAAAGTTTCCTGAGCTGCCACGTGTGTTCAGAGACTTTCAGAGATCCTGTGTCTCTGAGCTGCAACCACAGCTTCTGTTCAAGCTGCCTGCAAAAATTCTGGGAACAAGCTGAAAGCAAAAACTGTCCCCTTTGTAAAAGAAAATCCTCAAAGACTGATCCATTAGTGAACTTTACACTGAAGGACCTGGCTGACTCCTTTGCTGGGAGACAGAAAGCTGGCTCAtctgagacagaaaaaggagagaagaaggaggaggtggtgtGTAGTAAACATCAAGAAGAGCCTAGATTGTTCTGTATGGATGAAGATAGAGCTGTGTGTCCTGTCTGTGAGTTTTCTCTCCACCAGAGTCACAAGGTGGTTCCTATAGAAGAAGCAGTCAgtgagctgaaggaccagctgaAATGTGACTTAAAGTCTCTGCAGGACAAGAGGGACAAATACAAACAAGTGGAGGAAACATACAATGAAGTGATTGAACACTCCAAGAAGCAGCTGttgtccacagagaggcagatcaGAGCAGAGTTCAACAAGCTCCATCAGTTcctgaaagaggaagaggagtgcagactggcagctgtgagggaggaagaggagcagaaggggaAGACTATCagcagagagatggagatgatTGAGGAGCagatctcctctctgtctcacagtATCTGTGCTGTTGAAGAAGagctgcagaaacacaaggTGCCATTCCTCAGCAGTTATAAAGCCACTCAGAGCAGAGCCAGAGTCCAGTGCTCACTGTCAGATCCACAGCTGGTCTCAGGAGCGCTGATAGATGTGGCCAAACACCTGGGCAACCTGTCCTTCAGAGTCTGGGAGAAGATGAAGGACAAGGTCCACTTCAGTCCTGTCATTCTGGACCCAAACACTGCACACCCCCGTCTCTATCTGTCTGATGATCTGACCAGTGTGAGACAGGGAGACACAAAGCAGCAGCTTCCTGACAATCCAGAACGATTCACTCAGTATTCAGATGTTCTGGGCTCTGAGGGCTTCAGCTCAGGGAAACACAgctgggaggtggaggtgggagacCATCCTCACTGGATGTTGGGTTTGGCCAAAGAGTCAGTTGACAGGAAAGGAGAGATAGATGCTTCACCAGAATATGGAAATTGGTGTTTATGTTATGAAGATGGAAAATACACTGATGTTGTTGGTGAGACTGTCACAGTGAAGAAGAGTCTCCAGAGGATCAGAGTCCAGCTGGACTATGACAGGGGGGAGGTGTCCTTCTACGACCCTGAAGACATGACTCACATCTGCACTCACAGAGACACTTTCGCTGAGAAACTCTTCCCATGTTTCTTTATTGGAAAGGCTGGTGATGCTAAAACTGCTGATATCAAAATGTGTCAAAGTGAGATTTCTCTGTGA